A window of Canis lupus familiaris isolate Mischka breed German Shepherd chromosome 12, alternate assembly UU_Cfam_GSD_1.0, whole genome shotgun sequence genomic DNA:
ACATTATGATTACAAATGGGTTTGAACCTGTCACAATAATGGGAGtactattattttgtaaaaactttttaaaaatccagtttctcatgaatataaaaattgtcTTCAGAAACCTGGTTGGGGTGGTTCTCCAACTCCTCCAGCCAGCTGAAATACTGCCAGGCTCACTGCGTGTGCAAGGCTATCTGCATTTTCCTGCAAATTACATGAAAGGAGATCAGATGAGAAAGAGCATCTCTCAGGTAACTTGGGACTGTGAAGGGGAGGGGACTTCTTGATTTTGTTTCACTaatatattcaaatgaaaaaattttttttcacctttcagtAACATTCCAAcactcttaagtaaataaataaatggaaatctcAAATTCTTCTAAGTCAGGTGAGTCCTTAACTAATTTTGTAATCTGATTTGATTATCATTCCAAAACTCTGAATAATTCAATACATCTATTTAGAAACAAAGCCACAACTGACCTAAAAGTAACTGTTACAAGGTCCCAGATGGCCTCTCCCCATAAATCAGGAATTTTTATTCCCTGTATTCTAGGATGGCCTAAGCCTCTGCCAAAAAGCTGCCAGCTCCCTAATAAAATGCTTCCTTCTGAGTGCCTATTCAGTCCACTCTATATGGCCTCAGTTGTGCACACACTTTCATTTTATCAAGGGTTTAAGATGATGGTGTCTAAAGAGGACAAATGTTAAAAATCCAGACTGTGAAGTCTTCGCCCTACGGCAGAGGCACATGGCAAGGCTGTTTAGAggaaattactttgaaaaacaaatcaaaagtcCAGGAACaaaggggtggctcagttgtttaagtgaccgactcttggtttccacttaggtcatgatttcagggtcatgggatcaagtcccacgttgggctctgtgctcaaatAAAAAGTCCAGAGACAAAGATGAATTTCGATCAGCATGGCTGATGGTACCATTAATTTAGACATGTACTTCAAAACTGGTTGTTTCCGTAAAGCAATAAATTTATGtttctaaagaaggaaaaaaaggatagtCCACTTCAGGCCATATAAGTTGAACATATGGCAAACTAAGTACTAGTTACTCATGCCACAGCTAGAAATAGGACACTTTCAGGAAGTCTggaataaatcaaaagaaaaatattgggggAAATAAACTAAGTGGGtctaaattttttaatatgaacCTAAAAATCCTCCATAGACAAATCTCAAATGTTAAACCCTGAATTATCACAGTGAGACTGCAACACtattcaaattgttttcttttctctccaactACCACCCCTACTACGCAATGCTGTCAGATTCTCactgcacatttttttaatagaagtgtCCCAGCTTACCTGTGAGTCTGCTTCTGCATATACTCGGACGATATCTTCTGTACCAGAAGGCCGGACAAAAGCTCGGGAAAGCTTGTACTTCTTCACGAGGTCATTGATTGCTTCCTGTAGGCCTGGAGGTGTAACTACTTGTCTTTCAGCATCAGTGGTGCTGATAACTTGCCTGTCTGCAACCTATGCACAAACATTTCATATTTGTCACTATATCACAATTCCCACCAAAAGATTGTagctatttcattttaataacagTCCTCATTGTACAGCCAAGTGCAACACTGTCAGATAGTAACCTACTAGAACAAATACAGAATGCAACTGCATTAAAATTTtatagggtgcctgagtggctcagtgggttgagcttccaacttttggtttcagctcaggtctaaTCTCAGGGTCCCGACatagagctccacattgggctctgtgcacaGTGGGGAGTCACCTTGaggttctccctttgcctctccccctggctcAGGAACTCACATgttcattaatcttttttaaaaaaaatttatgatttttgtttgaCAAAATCAGGGTTATTAATTTCAGTTGTATAACTTCCTTCTTCAGTCTCTAAACAGTTACCACTAAAGTAATGGCCAGTACTATAGGACTTCAGTACACTGATCAAATAACCATAAGAAGGTCATGATAAAAATCACCTAAATATGCCAAAAAACTAATCTGAACAATCAGTAGCCATTTGTGTGAACCTGGGCTTTACTACCTCTAACGGTCTTTCACAAATTCTGTTGGCAATTGGGTACACTGGTATAAATCTGTATAGACATCAATTAGGATTTATATGAaatgcatttatatgaaatgcctttagaaaaaattctttgagggatccctgggtggcgcagcggtttggcgcctgcctttggcccagggcgcgatcctggagacccaggatcgaatcccacgtcgggctcctggtgcatggagcctgcttctccctctgcctgtgtctctgcctctctctctctctctctgtgactatcatgaataaataaataaaatctttaaaaaaaaaaaaaaattctttgagcCTACTTTTTATAAGCATCTAGCCCCAGGAAAATACTGTGTGAACCAAGAATCATGCAAAGTAAACATTCTCACTTGAAATGATAGGCTAACAGGATTGATTCAGAAGAACATGGGGGATATGAGAATGGTGAAGCAATGGAGAATAGCTGAAATCTGAAGCTTTTGTTCTCTCcacatttatatgttttaaattttccataataaaatctttattataaataataatatgtgtcactttttctgtaaagtttgTAAACTGAATACTTCTCAAATTGGTTATTCCATAATTTTTAAGATGTGAGAAAATACATGATATAAGCATGTTCTattcaatatatatgtatacaatgaattatgacaaaaggaaaaaattttatatagagGTTGGagataatgtattttaatgtattatggtaattttcagaaaagtaattttaCAATCTTTCTCCCACCTTAACTTTGAGCTGTCTGTTTGGAAGATCCATATAAAGAGCATCCCACTGTTGTACAGTCAAGCCCTTCAGAGTCAAGATTGCCTCAATCACCAGCATGTCAGAAATAGCATCACCAGCTGCCTACAAGACAAAGTGAAAGAAATTTAATGTCAGCAAAGCTTGGAGATGAATGCTCTATCTTAACCAATCACAGTATCCTGTGccttctccctgcccacctccacacAGGATTATTACACCGTAGtatatggagaaagagaaagggaatggaAGACCACAATGAGTTATACAAACAATACTGAAACTACCTCTTAAGAAACCTGCCATTAATCTTCCTCATTATAAATTAAACCGGATAACTGTTAAGTTTCTAGCATTAACATTCTATGAttcaaattttcctttataaCAAGATCCCTTTTGAGATATACCATGATAATGGAAGGCATCATGCATGGTAAAGTGTAAGACACACCTAAAGTTGGATCCATACTCTTCATTTATTAGCTCCAAGccctttgtttcttcatttatgaaatggGAATTATAGTAATGCCTCTCCCTGTATTATTGCAAGGATTATACAATGACGTATGTCAAGTGCCTCAAATGTGTAAGAGATTCAAATATTAGTTCCACCACTTTTCTAGGTCATACTCTTGGCTCTTCTGCTGCCATATTGTAGACTCCAATCTCAATGATGCAACCCATTTATAAAGACTCAATAGTTGATCTTGACTCTAGGTGGAAGCAACTCATTACActtaattttcatcataaaatgtAGGGGGAGGGAAACACATAAATGTTCTATCACCACATTTCAGTTCAGTGTAAATCTCAACTGTATATATCACTGTGGCAAGGAAGTTGCCAGGacttttctactttaattttttattcaggcacgcctgggtgtctcagggtTCTGCATCTGACTGCTGCCCAGaacatgatctcaaggtcctgggatcaagccccatgtcaggctccaccctcagcggggaatatgcttctccctctgcccttaccccctgcttgagctcactcatgtgctctctcaacaaaatctttcaaaaaaatttttttagacaGCATACTATTCTACCTTCTGAAAATGTAAAAGTAACCAAGAGCCTGCCACCCACCAGCTCTGACCTGATTAAACAAATCAATAACATTTTCAAGCATCTTAGCggctttccttttcttatcttctaATTCTTTTGCTAGTTGTTTTATCCTTATTTCAGCAGCTTTACTAAACAGTACCTGCAATGAAAgcataaaacagaaaatcacaAAACACACTATCCATGCCCCAGGCACCCTAGCTAAACCACTTCTGAAACCCTCAATGACTGCAAAAACGGGAAAAATAATGGCAACTTTAGAATGAATGAAATTAGGAAGATCAAATCAGAACCCAAAAGATACTACTGGGGGGGAAAATTTCCTTTATGGATTATAAAACTGGTTATCAAAATTTAAAGAGCTGATTACAAAGAAAATTCCACCCTAGCAGAGGCAAATGCACATGATGAGTTCTTTATGTTTGCCCCTCAACCAGCTGCATCACTTCTGTGCAACCTGATTCTTTAAGCCTATCTGTATCCATTTTACttagaagaatataaaattcaacaaaagtAGCATAGTTTTCTTGTCCTGAAATACTTTTACCTAGCTTATATCCCTAATAATAAAGAGATTCATCATATTTATCACATTACAGCAAATAGTACCATAGATGTTATACACATTATGTTCCTCAAGattcttgtcattttaaaattctttgcccGTGATTTTAGTGCCTTCCAAGGTTCAATACCATAGTCAGCACTCTGGTCACTGTTTTTGCCCGACCACAGCCATACCCACTTACCCTACACCAGCAACAGAAACCTTGTAGCCCAATGACTAGAATACATACTATCtgtctttaaaatcatttatcaATATCTGAAATAATTAGATCACTGCAGTTATAATTTAATTGCATTTCCTAAGaactgatttttcttatttaaggcCTCTAGAACCAGTttgaaattaaggaaaataatctgACCCAAAAAACATTTTCTGTTGGCCACCTCCATTTATGAAATGAGGGgaggtataaaaatattttctattttattttttttataaaaatgttttaaaaaaaccctgaatattCTGAGTATTATTACTAAAAGCCAGATAATATACTTCAAAATGTATAAGGTATGTGTACTATATTCTCAAACTTTTCAAATACTCTACCtacaaaaaccctaaaaatttTATATGCTTATGGCTAATTATACTCATTATAATGAGTTGTTCATAACTTAATTCTCAAGTGTTCCAACACTTGAATGCTACTGAACTTTTCTTTACACTGGTCATAAGTggtaaaaggaaagatttttaaatgatatatagaCCACCtgcttgtaaaaaaaattaactgcatttttttttttaggaaactaaGAATAATGTCTTCATACTCAAAAATCactatctaaaagaaaataagtttcacAACATAGATGACTATATTAGTTAACCAAATAATCTTCTTCTGCCATCATACTGATCATTTCAACAAAGGGGGCTTTAACGTAGTACTATCCAGATACAGAATTCCCATCATTAAAAAACATCCAGCTACAGCCAGCTGTAGTTGATTAAGAGAACTTACCGTGCCATGcccatttgcttcaaaataaactCCAATGTCAAACTCTTGAGCTTTGTGGTGCAAATGTTTTACACCAGTTTTAGTACAATAGACAGGCACctatgacatatttaaaaaatgtaactgcAGTTATTCAATTGGCAAATAGTTATTTTGTCCCTACTCTTCCCAAGGACAACACAGGGAACAAACCTCCTGGAGCTATCTAGTGAAGATGACAATTAAGCAATTAAAATACAAAGTGATGTTAGTGAGGGGGAGTGAAGGCACTTACAGAAGCCCAAAGCCAAGGAAAAAGCAAGAGAGTGTCACCTGATAAGATAAtgcaggatgggggaggggggggggcaggatgggggggggggcggggcggaaaGTGACATGATCTAATTGCAGAAAGCTTAGCTACAGTGTGGAATGGCTTATAGTAGGGGGTCTGCAAGCTTTTACTACAAacggccagataataaatatttcaggctttacAAACCGTATGATCTCTGTCACAACTGTTCACTTCTGTCACTAATGTAAAGCAACTACAGACAATACAGAAACAAGTGAgcatggctgtattccaataaaactttataaacatGTGGCAGACTGGATTTGGTCCACAGGCCACTATTTGCTAACCCCTGGCTTAGAAGGTTAAAAGAGCAAGAGGGTTCTAGGACTAAGCCCGTTATGAAATTACAGTAGTCAGACTAGCAACATTTGGGTGGCCTAAATCTTGGATGGATCTAAAAGAGAAGAGTGGTTACGGCTGATGGTGGCAAAAGTGCAGAAAAGATCAAGATCAAAGAAGATTGGCATTTAACTGGATGTAAAAACCTCAGGAAAGCTAGAGCTCAAAAGATTTCATCCATCCATAGGAGAATGGGTTGATGATTAACAGTTTCAGGTGTGTTCAGTTTCTTAAACAGGCTATCTTAACctataagaaattttttaaacagaaaaataagaaaatactgaaaCAATAATCCAGGAGCTGAGAATTCCTGTGAAAGATGAAATGCCGCGAGTGTTTACTACAACCTTATACTTAAATCAGGTCACAAACTAGCAGCCTCCAGATGTGTTTCATTTTGCCTAcctatttattttgaattttgaatcagTTGCCAAGACTTAAAAAAGTAAGAGATTTACACAAAATTCAGATTTTCAGCTTCTCTTAAAGAATCTGACTAAAGGTGACAGCTGCTGGCCTGGCTGGGCACATActtctctgtcctcttccccCTGCTGTACTTAATTCACCTCACCTACCAAGGTTCTACAAGAATTTGACTTTGCCATCCTTgcttaaaaaagaatggaaatgcaACAAAAACTAGTAAAATGCAGAAATTTGAAAAGGGATACACAAAAGTTGGAAAATAATACACTAGCTAATGATAAAGAGTAAAGGCAAATAGATCTAATTTTGTCTATGAACCCTCTAACTCTTAGAGATGATGTGGTACACAGGATGGTCATCTGGTGGATGTTGGGGGGGAAATTAGATACAAAACCTCCTACCAACCCAGAAAACTTTTCCACAAAAGagtaagaaaatagttttaattacGGAATAAGCATTAAGCCAGACTGATATACCAGAGGCAATCTGCTAAGAGAATGCAAAGACAGAAATCTCAccgttgggcagcccaggtggctcagggtttagcgcctgccttcagctcagggtgtgatcctggagacccaggatcgaatcccattgtcaggctccctgcgtggagcctgcttctccttcaacctatgtctctgcctctctctctctctctctctctgtctctctctctgtctctcatgaataaataaataaaatctaaaaaaaaatctcaccctCATATAATAGAGCTGAAGCTAATAACAGACCAAACTTTCCCTGTGAGCCTGAACAGGTCCTGTCCTTGGGTGTCTCCCACCGTGCACTGTCAGCAACAATCTCCTACCTCCTAAAACTGATCAAAGTCCTCGCTCTATCCCATCCCCCAGGTAGTATGTAATCACCCAGGCCTGCCTTCAGCAGGAGTTCAGGTAGATTGAGCCAGAATCCTCCCTGATCCCTGATGACTGCTCAGTAATTTCCCATCTACCAACCACCCCCCCTTGCTCCTTGGCTACAAAATCTCCACTTTTCCTTATTGTATTAGGTGATGAACCCGCTATCTCTCCCCGTACTATGAAACCCCACGGCAATAGTCCCTATGCCTACTGAATAAGCCCACTTTGCAAGAAGACTTCACAGGGCCATTTGTCACAtgttttttgtcttaaatttacCTGATAACTGCGGTGGCCATCGATGTTTAATccttaggaaaataataataaaatttctcatcTCTCTATAACAAGTAGATAGGTGGCTGGCTCCGAGGTGTAACTAACAtaaactcaggaccctgggagACAGGTGCTATCTTCCCTGAAGTTCACATTTCAGTGCAGGGACTCCAGCCCCAGAAAACATTCCTGAGCCATAAAATTTACTTagcctttaaaaagatttacattcattataaaggagacagagaaggaatttacaagttttctaaaagaaatgctctaaaaaaagggaagggggaagtcTCTTTCCCTTTTCACATCAGGGAcaatttcttttcctatttttgattTCCACTCACCTTTAAATGGACAACAGCTCAGTTTCATGTACTACaagctattcatttattcatataagtGAGGGCATTGTTTTCCTCAGGGAAAAATCTTAGAACATAATAATTAAGAAGCTACCAGAAAATGGAAATGGTTCAATACCTTCATAACTTCTTCAAGATACCGTGTTGAACTTCCATTTGCATACGCAGTTTGTACAACACCAATATTCAAACTTTCTCCAATCTAGATAAAAACGATAATTGGCCATCAAAAGTAAAGACACTAACTTATAAAAGCAAACATGTAACGAGAGTTCCAAAGGATGACAAAGTCATCACCCAATTCAGCTGTGTCTTAGTTTATGCAATAAAagctgtaaataaaaatttacatgcatgccagaaaaaaaaagctaaaatacttTTGATCATTTAAATTCCATAAGGAATCTCTTCTAAAGAAGCTTGTGAtttcttgctaattttttaaataaaagtatttactgAATTCTTAAAGTATACCTTTTTCCACATTATAATAATTACTTACCATTACATTTTATACTTAAAGCTGGCCTAAGATTTCCAAAAGAGCAAAACAGAGCATACCTCTTACATTATTAAGTataatacagaaaatacagatctcagaaaatgagattttctgtTTAAACTTGAGGCTTTGGAAGTGATGATGGAATTCTCATTAATAAAGTGCTAGTTATGAAGAAACCAAAACTTCATAAAGCTTCAAATCACAACGTTGCCAATATAAGTAAGAAAAGAATACTTTCAGGTTCCAAAACCAGTGCCCCATGTTGAAATGACTAATATTACCAtatcttcttatattttctgGCCACAAAGGTAGGGAAGTCCATATGTATTGTGCCTCTGAGACATTCAAATGCCTGTTAGTCACCAGTAAGTCTTGCTCTGAAGGGCAGTTGATCACTCCACCATACCTCCAATAGGAGCTCTTTAAGGAAGCTGCTAATTAGTGTTGCTATCTTGTCTCCATCTATGAGATGAAAGTGACCATCTACATCAAGGTAGTAATAAACAATTCTGTCTGCATCTCCATCAAAGGAACAACATCTTTCGTTAGGCTTCATTTCCATTCCTAGcacacagaatttaaaaatggatttcagTCAAAGAAATGGGAATAAACCTCCATAAGAAGGTTTTTCTCTTACATTAGTTACAAGGGAGAAATATTTCACTAAAGTATGATCATAATTGGCCTTATGTGTTCCATCAAATCATGTCCACTATCACTTTTCAAGAAGTACTTAAAATTATCCTTCCAAATAAAAACCAATGCCTTAATCTTTAATTAGTATAAGGGTTTATTGGTTGTTTTTACAGGGTAAGTTCTTTCACAGCTAACTGGAAAAGAAGAATTCTATGCTGAAACgatgtaatattaaaataaaattctgttctgTAAGCTACTTGGTTTGGCAAGACAGGGTCCCATAGTTTTTTGTTAGCTACAGATATTTGTGAAAGCAACTGACCTAGTACTATGATGtcctttacatataaaaaataatcagcaaTAGATGAGGTATGTGCTTTAATTCCAATAGAACTGATTCTTATTTGTTCACACCATCAGTAACAAGAAACACTGGTAAGTTAAAAGCAAAGAATTATAACATGTGAGAGAAATATAGCTTGTGTAATTTGCATAAAGTTTTCAAAACCTCAGCAACTGTCATGTCCAACTTATTACAAATTCTGCTATTCCTTAGCCATGACAGCAGCAGGTGGACAAATCCAATATGAGGCTTCCatgaggaatatttttttttaagatttatttatttatttatgatagagaaagagaggcagagatataggaggagggagaagcaggctccatgccgagagcctgaagcaggactcgatcccgggactccaggatcgtgccctgagccaaaggcaggcgccaaaccgctgagccacccagggatcccctccatgaGGAATATTAACGTAAGGTTGACCACAGGGCATAACGCAAACTTCAGGAAAGCGAGAGGGCCTTTAATGGTTTTGTTCATACTGCGTGATGCAGGACCGCCAAGCTCAACAgtgaagaaagaattcttgagatattttAACGTGTAAAAGGTGCTTTTATTATAGGAGGGGAAAGGACCCACGGGCAGAGAAAGCTGCATTGGGATTGTGATGAGTGaatgattatatacttttaagtttgCTTGGGGGGGTATGATTAGAGGGAAGATAAGTTTCTAAGGAATTTCTGCATGCTGAAAGTGAAGTTTACAGGACCTTCGAGGTCTGGTTATTGCCAAGATAAGGCTACTTTTAGTCTCTATCAATATACATCAACATGAAGGCAGCCATGAGTTCCTTGAGGTATAGTCACACACTGCATGTCTCAGGTATTAGTGGGCTGCAAGTTgtaaggagatttaattttaGCAACATTTCTTTTGCGCTAAACATTTCTCATTACTCCTTCTCACCAGCGTCTAAAGCAAGGGAGCAGAAGAGCTCATTTTAGTGAATGGACAGATGAGGGACCCAAACCAAACTGTCAGTAAAAGTCACAAAAAGCAAGTCAATGAAAAGGAGTTAAAACTGGTTGATTCaactaaaaatgtaaatgcttaCTACAGTGAGGCAGAATAACAAATGAGAGAGAGGCAACTGGATGAGAACTTCTGTGGAGTTCTGAAAAATGATGTCCTGTCTGAAGTGAGCAGGAGCTACTCCATGGCAGCTGATTATTGCCATGTAAGAATGGacattttctgattttggtaAAGAAGTCAGAGTAtgtaatatttaagtaaaatcacagtatttttaaatggtgacAACTAACGCAATTAAACACACAAGCAACAGagcaaacaaaacacatctaTCTGCCAGCCAATCATGGCCAAAACACTAAAGAATTTAGTATCTGTACTGCTACTGATACTCTTAGTGCAACTATAATCTCTTAGTACAACTACAATCTATAGTTTTCCTCCTGATATGCCAATTGTACAAAAGAGTGATTTTGCAGACAGTTATAATTAAGAGTTGCATTCCCTTTCCATAATGTGTATAATTAAgataaggtaaaaaataaaaaaatgctactTAACTATTGCTATCCTTTAGATCAATGATTCTCACAgcgtggtccccagaccagcaccATTAACGAAGGTTAGGCACTTGACAGAAATCAAATTCTTACCCTACCTAAATCCTACCCCAccatctacaaaatgagaaaCTCTAGAGTCTAGGAATCTACGTGCTAATAAGCCCTCTAGGTGATTCTCATGCATGCCACAGTTTGAGAATCACGGCTCTAAAACACCAATTTCTGATTTTGCTAACCCCTCACCCTCAGAGATTTCCTACACACTGTAGGAGTTGTGTGACTTACAAAGAGAGACCATGTTTTGAATGACACTGACAAGTAAGGAAATGCTCAGATGTCTAGAGCAGAAGCACCAGGACTAGCTACATGACTCAACTCACTTGCCCACCTCTGTCTGTAAATACGATTCATTTTAAAGAGctctaaaaacaaattttctacATACCCTGTGGAGGCTTTTGATGACTTTTCACAAAATCAGCCCCACATAAATGGTTGAGTTTCCCTTTCGTCCCATCATTAAGTAGCTGAACTGACAGCTCCTGGGAAATGTAGTGTTCCATTTCTCTCAGCTTCAGGGCCCCTATGCCATTTGCACAGTCAACCTTAAGTGATCTATATTCATCTCCACTGCAGAAAGccttaaaaggaaaagacaaaaaagaaaaatttcaagctATAAGAGAGTGAAGCATAAAGCACATATAGGTATATGTAAACATCTTCCATCATTTCAGTTAACTCATCTATTTTAACCTGGGAAACAAAAGGGTACACATATTTAGATGAAAACTGTAGAAAaccaaagtaaaatttaaaaacctttattttggACTGACACTAGAACAGTTTCACCAATTGAGTAACTTATGGAAATGGAGTTTTATCAGAATTTAGCCTCAATTAAGCAAGGTCCCTTCAAAATAATACTACAGCCTATGTTACATGACAGGCATTTAAATGTGGGAATGAGCATACAGACAAACGAGCAGAATGACATCTGTCACTCTCTTGATAGTACATAACACCACTGGGCATGTCTGGATTTTTCCTGTCAACCTCCTCTTTGGCCCATCCTTAGTTCAGAATATAAGTTCTAGGAAAACAAGGGATTTGGTCAACAACATGTACTCAATATTTGTTGATCAAATTAATTATACCCCCCAAATCTCAACCAGGGTTTAAGAAGTTAatcttccaggaaaaaaatctttctcaacAGTAGACACCTCAAGTATGAAGCCAACAGCATCTAACATTAACCCTACAAGAAAATTCATCTGtatgaatatttatgaaatcaCAAGAACCCCATGTTTTCTCAAGAAAATTCATCTGtatgaatatttatgaaatcaCAAGAACCCCATGTTTTCTCTTCCAATTATCTTAATGTACTACATGCATTGGCAAGTAAATACCAACAAACATTCAGCAGAATACAAGGATCAAACCTTGTGGAGccctagaaagaaaaaggaaatacagcaCATTATTGGAAAAAGGAGGAGtaacaaaataagataaatt
This region includes:
- the PGM3 gene encoding phosphoacetylglucosamine mutase isoform X1 is translated as MDLDAITKYSALHAKPDGLVLQYGTAGFRTKAEHLDHVMFRMGLLAVLRSKQTKSTIGVMVTASHNPEEDNGVKLVDPLGEMLAPSWEEHATCLANAEEQDMPRVLMDISVKAAVNLQQDAFVVIGRDTRPSSEKLSQSVIDGVTVLEGQFHDYGLLTTPQLHYMVYCRNTSGQYGKATIEGYCQKLSKAFTELTKQAFCSGDEYRSLKVDCANGIGALKLREMEHYISQELSVQLLNDGTKGKLNHLCGADFVKSHQKPPQGMEMKPNERCCSFDGDADRIVYYYLDVDGHFHLIDGDKIATLISSFLKELLLEIGESLNIGVVQTAYANGSSTRYLEEVMKVPVYCTKTGVKHLHHKAQEFDIGVYFEANGHGTVLFSKAAEIRIKQLAKELEDKKRKAAKMLENVIDLFNQAAGDAISDMLVIEAILTLKGLTVQQWDALYMDLPNRQLKVKVADRQVISTTDAERQVVTPPGLQEAINDLVKKYKLSRAFVRPSGTEDIVRVYAEADSQENADSLAHAVSLAVFQLAGGVGEPPQPGKIHEGCWKIKPYYQLLGTSFPSS
- the PGM3 gene encoding phosphoacetylglucosamine mutase isoform X2 gives rise to the protein MDLDAITKYSALHAKPDGLVLQYGTAGFRTKAEHLDHVMFRMGLLAVLRSKQTKSTIGVMVTASHNPEEDNGVKLVDPLGEMLAPSWEEHATCLANAEEQDMPRVLMDISVKAAVNLQQDAFVVIGRDTRPSSEKLSQSVIDGVTVLEGQFHDYGLLTTPQLHYMVYCRNTSGQYGKATIEGYCQKLSKAFTELTKQAFCSGDEYRSLKVDCANGIGALKLREMEHYISQELSVQLLNDGTKGKLNHLCGADFVKSHQKPPQGMEMKPNERCCSFDGDADRIVYYYLDVDGHFHLIDGDKIATLISSFLKELLLEIGESLNIGVVQTAYANGSSTRYLEEVMKVPVYCTKTGVKHLHHKAQEFDIGVYFEANGHGTVLFSKAAEIRIKQLAKELEDKKRKAAKMLENVIDLFNQAAGDAISDMLVIEAILTLKGLTVQQWDALYMDLPNRQLKVKVADRQVISTTDAERQVVTPPGLQEAINDLVKKYKLSRAFVRPSGTEDIVRVYAEADSQENADSLAHAVSLAVFQLAGGVGEPPQPGF